From the genome of Gloeomargarita sp. SKYB120:
CGCGATTGTCCTGGTGGAATTGGCGTTGTTAGGCTTGATTCTCTGGCCGCTGATGGTGCTTCTGGGGATGTGAGTTCTAAAGGGTCCCAATCGTATCCCCAATCCCGGGCAATGGCCTGGGTGAGTCCCAACCGTCCAGGCGTGGGGTAGCGGCTGATGGCAATCAACAGGTCCCGCAGTTGGTCCCCTTCCGGGCACACGCCAAATACGTGCAATCCCCCGCGAATTTGCGCCTCCTTTAGCTCACACAGGTAGGCGTCCAGTTGGCGGAGGGTTTCCCCCATATCCTCAGAGTTGACCCGCAGTTCCTGGTCTAGGCGTTCGCTGCGCAGCAGGTGTTGCAATTGCTGCGCCAAATGGGGCAAGCGGTCCGGGTCGAGGGCTTCCGCCTGGTAGTACTCGTCCACTAGCTGCTCCAGCTTCAGCAACGGCCCGTACAGCTCGGCGCGGGTCAAAGGCGGCGTCAGATGGTCAAGGATCACCGCATGGCTACGGCGCTTGGCCTGGGTGCCCTCGCCAGGGTCGTTGACGATAAAGGGATAAAAATTCGGCAGCGTCCCCAACACCATCTCTGGGTAGCAATGGCTAGACAGCGCCACGCTTTTGCCGGGCAACCATTCCAACGTGCCGTGCTTGCCCAGGTGAATCACCGCATGGGCTTGAAATTCGTAGCGCAACCAGTAGTAAAAGGCCAGGTAATGGTGCGTTGGTTCCAGGTCGGGACAGTGGTAGTTCAGGCGGGGGTCTTGGTCGTAGCCGCGACTGGGTTGAATCCCGATGAATAAGTTGTCCCAACGCAGCCCGTACACCGGAATTCGCCCCTGCTCAGCCACCCGTTCCGGCGGTCCCCACCGCTCCACAATCGCCTGGGATTGGGGCAGGGTTGCCAGCCATTGCCGGTAGCGGTCCAGAGAGACGCTTTCCTGGATGGGTCGCCCACTCGATTCGGGGTCGTTGGTGCGGTAGGACAACAGCCGATGGATGAGTTCATCGCCGCTTCGGCAAGGGGTGCCCACCCGATAACCGGCGGCTCTAAGGGCGTGCCAAATCTGGAGGCAACTGGCGGGTGTATCTAGGCCCACGCCGTTGGCAACCCGGCCATCCTCGTTGGGGTAGTTCGCTAACACGATAGCAATTCGTTTTTCCGCAACCGGTGTCCGGCGCAATCGCACCCAGGACGCCACCATATCCGCCAGGAAATTCACCCGCTCCGGGTCGGGCTGGTAACGGCAAAGCGGCGCCTGCAGTTGGGGATGCACTTCAGTGGGGGTTTTGAAGGAGATGGCGCGGGTGATGATGCGACCATCCACCTCCGGCAGCGCCACCTGCATGGCCAAATCTCGGGGCGATAAACCGCGCGTTCCTTGCCACCACACTTCGCGCTCGTCAGTGCAGAGCACGACCTGCAACACGGGGACATTCAGGGTTTCCCACAGGTCTAACTCCGGGATATCCGCTTGCCAGCTAGCTACAGCAAACCCCGTCGTCACACACAGCACATCAATGGGATGCTCCTGGTAGAACTGGACAACGGCGTGGCGGGTGTCGGGATGGCTCAACGTATGCACAAAGTATGGCCAGGGCTGCAACTGTCTTGCCTGAAGAGCACAGCAAAACGCGTCAATAGCGGCGGTATTCCCCGCCAGCACATGGGCGCGATAGAACAAAACGCCCACCCCTGGCGCTTGGTGCAAAGGCGGTCCTCCCCAGTGATAGGCTCCCCATTCCGGCACCGGCTCAGGCGGCGGCGGTTGACCGGGCCAACCCAGGCTGTAGGCCGCCACGAATTCCAAGGCGTGGCGATAGTTGCGGACGCCCCCACACCGCAGGTAGCGGTGGAGCACTTGCACCGCTGGCAAGGGAACATTGGAGCGCTCAAAGATGTGCCAATCCTCCTGGTCATCCCCTGGCAACACCCATCGGTGAGCGTTCAATTCCTGAAGGCGCTCCACCCCATAGGCCCAGTAGTCCACTCCGCCCAGCAGCCGAACAATCACCACCTGGGCGTGGGCAAGGACCTGCTCGACGTACACATCCACGCTGTAGGGCGTGCTCAAATGCCGGCGCCAGTTGGCCACCCGAACCGCTGGAAAATGCGCAGGCAGTTGGGCCACCGCCTGGGCCAGGGTTTGAATGTCCGTATCGGCAGCCGTCAAAAAGACCATTGGCGCCGGCATCTGGTGCAATTCCTGGGGCTCTTCCGGCGACCAGTAGCCAGGTTGAGTGGGAATCCGGTGCATAATACGCTAGGGAGGACCCTTCCCCCGCGCATTATAGATGGTTAAAATCTTGCACATCCAACGGGCGGGTCCGATTGCCGGGTCGGAGCAGCATCTGTTGCAACTGCTGCCGGGACTCCAGGCGCGGGGGTATGATGTGACCTTTCTGGCCCTGACCAAACCCCACGAAGTCCCCAGTGCCTTGACCCAAGCCCTGCTGGCTAAAGGCATTCCCGTAATTGACCAGCGAGTGCATAGCGAGTACGAACCCCAAGTTTTGCCGAAAATTTGCCGGATCATCTGCCAGGGGCGCTATGACATTGTCCATACGCACTTGCTCTATGCCGACCTGTACGGGGCGCTGGCGGCTCGGTGGGCAGGCAAGGTCAAAGTGGTCTGCACGCGCCACAACGACAATCCCTACCGGCGGTATTGGCCCATGCGTCCGCTCATTGCCTGGAACACCCGCTGGATGGACCATGTGATCACCATTTCCGAGCATCTGAAAGCGTTCAACATGAAGTACCAGCGGGTGCCAGCCCACAAGATTACGGTGATTCCCTATGGTTATCAGCCTCCGCCCGCCGACCCGGAACCCTATCCCTGGCCTTGGGAAGCGGATGCGCTAGTCATTGGCATGGTGGGGCGGCTCGTGCCCCAAAAGTCCCATGCAACGGCGCTGCAAGCTTTTCCCTGGATTCAGCAGGTGGTTCCCCAGGCGCGGTTGGTGATTCTCGGCGATGGCCCCTTACGCCAGGAGTTAACCGCGCTAGCGGCGAGACTGCGCATTGCCCCCTACGTCCACTTCCTTGGGTATCGCGCCGATGCAGCCCGTTGGATGTTTGGGTTTGACCTGTTTTTGCACACGCCGTTACATGAAGGGTTTGGGCTGGTGTTGTTGGAGGCGATGGCGGCCCGGCGGGCGATTGTGGCCACGCGGGTCAGCGCGATTCCTGAGATAGTCCTTGACGGGCAAACCGGCTTGCTGGTGCCCCCCAACGACCCTCAACGTCTAGCCCAAGCGGTCATTCACCTATTGGTCAATCCCGATTTACGCGGCCGGCTGGGGGAAGCAGGTTACCGGCGTTTACGGCAAGAATTTAGCGTCGAAAAAATGCTCGACCGCACGGAAGCCGTTTATCAAGGGCTGCTATCCAACGCCCAGCGCAGTTGTTGACAAAACGTTTGCACTGCTGGGAGTCCCTCCTCAAACAGGCGTTTCACAAACGCGCTCCCTACGATGACCGCATCCGCGCCCCAATCTCGGAGCTGGCGGGCCTGTTCTGGTCGGGAAACGCCAAAGCCCACGCCGATAGGCTTTTGTGTCATTTGGTGCAGTTGCGCCAGGAGATGGGGAATCTTGTGGGACACTGTCGGACGCATCCCCGTCACGCCCGTCACACTCACCAGGTACACAAATCCCTGGGATTGCCGAGCGATAGCCGCTAGACGGTCCGGGGAACTTGTGGGCGCTGCCAGCAGCGTCAGTTCAATCCCGTAGTCCGGCGCGGGCGTCAGCAGCACGTGTGCTTCCTCCAGGGGCAAATCCGGCACCACGAGACCCCGCACCCCAGCGCGTTGAATCGCTTGTAAAAACCGTTCGATACCGCGGTGCAGGATGGGGTTGTAGTAAGTAAAAAGAATGAGGGGCGCTCGCAGGGTTCCAGCTAGAGATTGGACGACCTCTAGCACCTGCTCCAGCGTTGTCCCTTT
Proteins encoded in this window:
- a CDS encoding glycosyltransferase family 4 protein; translation: MVKILHIQRAGPIAGSEQHLLQLLPGLQARGYDVTFLALTKPHEVPSALTQALLAKGIPVIDQRVHSEYEPQVLPKICRIICQGRYDIVHTHLLYADLYGALAARWAGKVKVVCTRHNDNPYRRYWPMRPLIAWNTRWMDHVITISEHLKAFNMKYQRVPAHKITVIPYGYQPPPADPEPYPWPWEADALVIGMVGRLVPQKSHATALQAFPWIQQVVPQARLVILGDGPLRQELTALAARLRIAPYVHFLGYRADAARWMFGFDLFLHTPLHEGFGLVLLEAMAARRAIVATRVSAIPEIVLDGQTGLLVPPNDPQRLAQAVIHLLVNPDLRGRLGEAGYRRLRQEFSVEKMLDRTEAVYQGLLSNAQRSC
- the trpA gene encoding tryptophan synthase subunit alpha, which produces MSLAVSEQFQRLKQESRCALIPFLTAGDPDLATTAQALRLLDQAGADLIELGVPYSDPLADGPVIQAAATRALRKGTTLEQVLEVVQSLAGTLRAPLILFTYYNPILHRGIERFLQAIQRAGVRGLVVPDLPLEEAHVLLTPAPDYGIELTLLAAPTSSPDRLAAIARQSQGFVYLVSVTGVTGMRPTVSHKIPHLLAQLHQMTQKPIGVGFGVSRPEQARQLRDWGADAVIVGSAFVKRLFEEGLPAVQTFCQQLRWALDSSP